A window of Sphingorhabdus lacus contains these coding sequences:
- a CDS encoding tryptophan halogenase family protein, producing the protein MAIEKIIIVGGGTAGWMTAAALSRLRAGRPVDITLIESEEIGTVGVGEATIPPFLDFNRLLEVDEREMLAAVQGSFKLGIQFVNWGKLGDSYIHPFGAYGYQVDGISFHHVWHKYHQAGDKRPIQVFNIETMAAHFGRFARTEDYQREDLPPVNYAYHLDAGRYARYLRSYAEKRGVVRREGKVADVALNGENGFVSSLTMDNGDVVEGDLFVDCSGFRGILIEQALKTGYEDWTNFLPCNRAVALPCVREDGSGPLPYTRATAHKAGWQWQVPLQHRNGNGHVYCSEFMSDDEALSILLGNIAGKPGADPNYLRFTTGRRKKFWNKNVVALGLSAGFMEPLESTSIHLINTGINKLIALLSLDGITQAQEDAFNRLTGKEYARIRDFLILHYNATSRDDSPFWDYCRNMAVPETLTEKTDLFRLNGQIFREDDELFTETSWAAVMMGQGIMMGGHNPMADAVREPATAKEMDAMEQSIRFVVQHMPSHGDYLQKYCPAPA; encoded by the coding sequence ATGGCTATCGAAAAAATAATCATCGTAGGTGGAGGAACCGCAGGCTGGATGACAGCTGCAGCCTTATCGCGGCTTCGCGCCGGACGGCCCGTCGACATCACCCTGATCGAGTCCGAAGAAATCGGGACGGTTGGCGTTGGCGAAGCGACTATCCCGCCCTTTCTCGACTTCAATCGCCTACTTGAAGTTGACGAGCGCGAAATGCTGGCCGCCGTGCAGGGAAGTTTCAAGCTCGGGATCCAGTTCGTGAATTGGGGGAAATTGGGCGACAGCTATATCCATCCCTTCGGCGCCTATGGCTATCAAGTCGACGGCATCTCCTTCCATCATGTCTGGCACAAATATCATCAAGCGGGCGACAAGCGTCCGATTCAGGTGTTCAACATCGAAACCATGGCCGCGCATTTCGGGCGCTTTGCGCGCACCGAAGATTACCAGCGCGAGGATTTGCCGCCCGTAAACTACGCCTATCATCTGGATGCGGGTCGCTACGCGCGCTACTTGCGCTCCTATGCCGAAAAGCGCGGCGTCGTCCGGCGTGAGGGCAAGGTGGCAGATGTCGCTCTGAACGGCGAAAATGGTTTTGTATCTTCTTTGACCATGGACAATGGCGATGTCGTCGAAGGCGATCTGTTCGTCGATTGCTCGGGTTTTCGGGGCATTTTGATCGAACAGGCGTTGAAGACCGGATATGAAGACTGGACCAACTTCCTTCCGTGCAATCGCGCCGTAGCACTTCCGTGCGTTCGTGAAGATGGTAGCGGCCCCCTGCCCTATACCCGTGCCACTGCCCACAAGGCAGGCTGGCAATGGCAGGTGCCGCTGCAACATCGCAACGGCAATGGCCATGTCTATTGCAGCGAGTTTATGTCGGATGACGAGGCCCTGTCGATTTTGCTGGGGAACATCGCTGGCAAGCCCGGGGCCGATCCCAACTATTTGCGGTTCACGACGGGACGCCGGAAAAAGTTCTGGAATAAAAACGTCGTCGCTCTGGGCCTGTCCGCAGGTTTTATGGAACCATTGGAATCGACGTCGATCCACCTGATCAATACGGGTATAAACAAGCTCATCGCGCTGCTCTCGCTCGATGGTATCACACAGGCGCAGGAAGATGCATTCAACCGCCTGACCGGCAAAGAATATGCCCGCATCCGCGATTTTCTTATTCTGCACTACAATGCCACCAGCCGCGATGACAGCCCGTTCTGGGATTATTGCCGCAACATGGCCGTACCCGAAACCCTGACCGAAAAGACGGACCTGTTCCGCCTGAATGGCCAGATCTTCCGTGAAGATGACGAGCTTTTCACCGAAACAAGCTGGGCAGCGGTAATGATGGGTCAAGGCATCATGATGGGCGGACATAATCCGATGGCCGACGCGGTAAGAGAGCCTGCGACCGCGAAGGAAATGGATGCCATGGAGCAATCAATCCGCTTCGTCGTGCAGCATATGCCAAGCCATGGGGACTATTTGCAGAAATACTGCCCTGCACCAGCCTAA